One Camelina sativa cultivar DH55 chromosome 3, Cs, whole genome shotgun sequence genomic window carries:
- the LOC104777660 gene encoding tubby-like F-box protein 6: MSFKNIVREFRVKNKYKGIGCRRGRSHIAPEGSSLSSSSLSSANEGLNQSIWVDLPPELLLDIIHRIESGQTLWPARRDVVACASVCRSWREMTKEVVKVPELSGLLTFPVSLKQPGPRDAPIQCFIKRERATGIFRLYLGLSPALSGDKSKLLLSAKRVRRATGAEFVVSLSGNDFSRSSSNYIGKLRSNFLGTKFTVYENQPPPFNRKLPPSMQVSPWVSSTSSSYNIASILYELNVLRTRGPRRMQCIMHSIPVSAIQEGGQVQSPTEFINQGKKKKKPLMDFCSGNLGEESVVKEPLVLKNKSPRWHEQLQCWCLNFKGRVTVASVKNFQLVAAAAEAGKNMNIPEEEQDRVILQFGKIGKDIFTMDYRYPISAFQAFAICLSSFDTKPVCE; encoded by the exons ATGTCGTTTAAGAACATAGTAAGAGAGTTTAGggtgaagaacaagtacaaaGGTATTGGTTGTAGACGAGGGAGGTCACATATTGCACCAGAAGGATCatctctgtcttcttcttctttatcatcaGCTAATGAAGGTTTGAATCAGAGTATTTGGGTTGATTTGCCTCCTGAGTTGCTTCTTGATATTATCCATCGGATTGAGTCTGGACAGACTCTTTGGCCTGCGAGGAGAGATGTCGTTGCTTGTGCTTCCGTTTGTAGGTCTTGGAGAGAGATGACTAAAGAAGTTGTTAAGGTTCCTGAGCTCTCTGGTTTGTTGACATTTCCTGTTTCTTTGAAGCAG ccTGGTCCTAGAGATGCTCCAATTCAATGCTTTATTAAACGGGAGAGAGCTACTGGAATATTCCGTCTCTATCTTGGTTTAAGCCCTG CTCTTTCGGGTGACAAGAGTAAGCTGTTGTTATCTGCAAAGAGAGTCAGGAGGGCGACGGGTGCAGAGTTTGTTGTATCCTTGTCTGGGAATGACTTCTCAAGAAGTAGCAGTAATTACATAGGAAAACTGAG ATCAAATTTCCTGGGAACCAAGTTCACAGTCTACGAAAACCAACCTCCTCCGTTTAACCGAAAACTCCCACCATCAATGCAAGTGTCTCCATGGGTATCATCAACATCTAGTAGTTACAACATAGCTTCCATCTTGTATGAGCTGAATGTTCTGAGAACAAGAGGGCCAAGAAGAATGCAATGTATCATGCATAGTATCCCGGTTTCGGCAATTCAAGAAGGCGGCCAAGTCCAGTCACCTACTGAGTTCATAAAccaaggaaagaagaagaagaagcctttgATGGATTTCTGCTCGGGGAACCTAGGAGAAGAATCCGTCGTAAAGGAACCATTAGTTCTGAAAAACAAGTCGCCGAGATGGCACGAACAGCTCCAATGCTGGTGTCTCAACTTCAAAGGTCGAGTCACGGTTGCCTCGGTGAAAAACTTCCAGCTAGTGGCAGCTGCTGCAGAAGCAGGGAAGAACATGAACATtccagaagaagaacaagatagAGTGATATTACAGTTTGGGAAGATAGGCAAAGACATTTTCACTATGGATTATCGTTATCCGATCTCTGCTTTTCAAGCTTTTGCCATTTGTTTAAGCAGCTTCGACACGAAGCCAGTCTGCGAATGA
- the LOC104777661 gene encoding CBS domain-containing protein CBSX3, mitochondrial-like, translating to MKAFVRGLLARAHEVPKIQRKVSAGFGCVTSPPPPEKGLENLTVADVLSTKETDVATWISCRTNDTVFDAVKNMANHNIGSLVVLKPGDQHYIAGIVTERDYMKKIIWAGRSSKLTKVGEVMTDESKLVTVSSGTNIIKAMQLMSDHHIRHVPVIDGKIVGLISMVDVVRAIVDHQNGELKRLNQFIKGDYY from the exons ATGAAAGCGTTTGTGAGAGGTTTGTTAGCAAGAGCTCATGAGGTCCCTAAGATTCAGAGGAAAGTATCAGCCGGTTTTGGTTGCGTTACTTCACCTCCGCCTCCGGAAAAAGGATTGGAGAATCTGACGGTGGCGGATGTGCTCTCCACAAAGGAGACTGATGTTGCTACGTGGATCTCATGCCGAACAAACGACACTGTTTTTGACGCAGTTAAGAAT ATGGCAAACCATAATATTGGATCGTTGGTTGTCTTGAAACCTGGAGACCAGCACTATATTGCAGGAATAGTGACAGAGAGAG ACTATATGAAAAAGATTATTTGGGCCGGAAGATCATCAAAACTTACAAAAGTTGGAGAAGTTATGACTGATGAG AGCAAATTGGTCACTGTTTCGTCTGGAACAAACATAATCAAAGCAATGCAGCTTATGTCAG ACCATCATATAAGGCACGTACCGGTGATTGATGGAAAGATAGTAGGACTAATCTCTATGGTTGATGTGGTTAGAGCCATCGTGGACCATCAAAACGGAGAGCTCAAACGATTGAATCAATTCATCAAAGGAGACTACTACTAG